The Nostoc sp. 'Lobaria pulmonaria (5183) cyanobiont' genome window below encodes:
- a CDS encoding DUF2973 domain-containing protein translates to MLHLLYILAFTILAFIAVGNLIRNLIMFSFDRERTYPTNSSPMNNQGNYGYYSSKKQFVPHPELLDSAGNLIKEPLLVMRSINVEDARQHLDALYEASPGHKRENSEEA, encoded by the coding sequence ATGTTACATCTGCTTTACATTCTTGCTTTTACAATCCTTGCATTTATAGCTGTTGGCAACTTAATTCGTAATCTGATTATGTTCAGTTTCGATCGGGAGCGAACTTACCCGACAAATTCCTCGCCAATGAATAACCAAGGCAACTATGGTTATTATTCATCAAAAAAACAGTTTGTACCCCATCCAGAATTATTAGATAGTGCTGGAAACTTAATAAAAGAGCCACTTTTGGTAATGCGTTCGATTAACGTTGAAGATGCGCGTCAACATCTCGATGCACTTTACGAAGCATCCCCAGGACATAAGAGAGAAAATTCAGAAGAAGCATAA
- a CDS encoding DUF2605 domain-containing protein, with protein MPDSNLPGTELLKTVLDPLLEDFQHWFTRSRHLLETEELSFMSHQEQSDLLLRVKQAQDELNTAKMLFNATDKQVGIDMATLMPWHELVTECWNVAMRFRQGREV; from the coding sequence ATGCCAGACTCAAATTTACCAGGGACAGAGTTGCTGAAAACGGTTTTAGATCCGCTGCTGGAAGATTTTCAGCATTGGTTTACGCGATCGCGCCATTTACTCGAAACTGAGGAACTATCATTTATGAGTCACCAAGAGCAATCTGACTTGCTCTTGCGGGTTAAGCAAGCGCAAGATGAACTAAATACGGCGAAGATGCTATTTAATGCAACTGATAAACAAGTCGGAATTGATATGGCAACGTTAATGCCTTGGCATGAATTAGTAACAGAATGCTGGAATGTCGCAATGCGCTTTCGTCAAGGACGTGAAGTCTAA
- a CDS encoding S41 family peptidase — protein MFKQKFLVKIELAVIAAILVGTSLYTSKAIGKPQPSSQQLVDEVWQILDKNYVDVSFNHQDWQAIRQQYISRSYSSKKQAYGAIQEMVAKLGDRYTEFFDPQEFKALNNDISGNLSGVGLELAQNEKTKALTVVAPIQGTPAFKAGILPDDVIVQINGEKTQGMKIDDAVKRILGPVGTKVVLTIQRGSQLQTFKLTRANIAIHPVTYNTQTTTSGKIGYIRLPEFTQTAPAEMHRAIEALEKQQVQGYVLDLRSDPGGLLDASLQIASMWLKQGAIVSLVNRDQVKESYNASGHPLTDKPLVILVDKGSASASEILSGALQDDNRATLVGTRTFGKGLVQAVEPLEDGSGLKLTIAKYYTPKGRDINHVGIAPDINVELTKAQQKALLQNQTLGTLADPQYASAVADLSKLIQSGDNHLSLQRGQ, from the coding sequence ATGTTTAAACAAAAATTTCTCGTCAAGATAGAACTGGCTGTTATAGCCGCAATCCTTGTAGGAACTAGTCTCTATACTTCCAAAGCTATAGGTAAACCACAACCTAGCTCTCAACAACTGGTGGATGAAGTATGGCAAATCCTAGATAAAAATTATGTTGATGTCAGCTTTAACCATCAAGATTGGCAAGCAATTCGCCAGCAGTATATTAGCCGTTCCTATAGTTCCAAGAAACAGGCTTATGGAGCAATTCAAGAAATGGTGGCGAAATTAGGCGATCGCTACACCGAGTTTTTTGACCCACAAGAATTTAAAGCCCTAAATAACGATATTTCTGGCAATCTCAGTGGTGTAGGGCTGGAACTGGCACAGAATGAAAAAACTAAAGCCTTAACCGTTGTCGCCCCAATTCAAGGAACCCCTGCTTTTAAAGCGGGTATTTTGCCGGACGATGTAATTGTCCAAATTAACGGTGAAAAAACTCAGGGGATGAAAATTGATGATGCGGTGAAGCGGATTCTCGGCCCGGTGGGAACCAAGGTAGTACTCACGATTCAACGGGGTAGCCAATTGCAAACTTTCAAACTTACCCGCGCCAATATTGCTATCCATCCTGTAACTTACAACACGCAAACAACAACATCAGGTAAGATTGGTTACATTCGTTTACCAGAGTTTACGCAAACTGCCCCCGCAGAGATGCATCGCGCAATTGAAGCATTAGAAAAACAACAGGTGCAGGGCTACGTTTTGGATCTGCGTTCCGATCCAGGTGGACTACTGGATGCAAGTTTGCAAATTGCCAGTATGTGGTTGAAGCAAGGAGCGATCGTGTCTTTGGTAAATCGAGACCAAGTTAAAGAGAGTTACAATGCGTCGGGACATCCTCTCACCGACAAACCCTTAGTGATACTGGTTGATAAGGGATCTGCTAGCGCCAGCGAAATTCTGTCAGGAGCGCTGCAAGATGATAATCGCGCCACCTTAGTAGGGACTCGCACTTTCGGTAAAGGTTTAGTTCAAGCCGTAGAGCCACTGGAGGATGGTTCCGGGCTGAAACTAACGATCGCCAAATACTACACACCGAAAGGTCGAGATATTAATCATGTCGGCATTGCACCAGATATTAACGTTGAGTTAACCAAGGCACAACAGAAAGCATTACTGCAAAACCAAACCTTAGGGACATTAGCTGATCCTCAGTATGCTAGCGCCGTTGCTGACCTGAGCAAATTGATTCAGTCCGGGGACAATCATCTGAGTTTACAGCGTGGGCAATAA
- a CDS encoding sensor histidine kinase, whose amino-acid sequence MVSLTYPSFRLLLYLEWLLLATAVFMEVLLPFQLSWSLPLGVLAIATFSLMGLRLPMVKLESKLIYTALEFGLILLPATQHTLSTRSVFLLCLVLVMRSCLIFKRSGQLAVLILSLLVYGTLLLSRPIVPENFMPDKLVAMSWDWRLSNILLFSLTLVFALLLINALLAERQSREQLEIAHQQLEITNQQLCQYALRIEDQATLQERNRIAREIHDGLGHTLAAQTIQINNTLLFWQSNNDKALTFLKQAKELGAEALLEIRRSLSVLRSNPLQGQSLKSAIEKLLRDFQQTTGIEPSCKIDVPHIPTEVNTALYRIVQESLTNICKHAEATSVTVKLLAHAGMIHLSIEDNGKGFNPTQNTTGFGLQGMRERSVALGGQLNLHSQLGTGCCISVSLPLSKLAYDSDFIS is encoded by the coding sequence ATGGTTAGCTTGACCTACCCATCTTTCCGTCTGTTGCTTTACTTAGAGTGGCTGTTATTAGCCACGGCAGTATTTATGGAAGTTCTGCTGCCGTTTCAGTTGTCCTGGTCTTTGCCGCTAGGAGTTCTGGCGATCGCCACATTCAGCTTGATGGGTTTGAGGCTACCAATGGTGAAGCTGGAAAGCAAATTAATTTATACAGCCCTGGAATTCGGTTTAATTTTGCTGCCAGCAACTCAACATACTTTATCGACTCGCTCCGTTTTCCTGCTGTGTCTGGTACTGGTGATGCGGAGTTGTCTCATATTTAAGCGATCGGGACAGTTGGCTGTCTTGATTTTATCTCTGCTTGTCTATGGAACACTGCTTTTATCAAGACCGATTGTACCTGAGAACTTTATGCCAGATAAGCTGGTTGCCATGTCCTGGGATTGGCGATTAAGTAATATATTATTGTTTAGCTTAACGTTAGTATTCGCTTTGTTGTTAATTAATGCCCTGCTTGCAGAACGCCAAAGTCGAGAGCAGTTAGAAATTGCTCATCAGCAATTAGAGATCACCAATCAACAACTGTGTCAGTATGCGCTACGGATTGAAGATCAGGCAACCTTGCAGGAACGCAACCGAATTGCCCGCGAAATTCATGATGGGTTGGGACACACTCTCGCTGCCCAAACCATTCAGATTAATAATACTCTGTTGTTTTGGCAATCAAATAATGACAAAGCATTGACATTTCTCAAACAGGCAAAAGAACTGGGGGCTGAGGCGCTGTTAGAAATTCGGCGATCGCTTTCGGTTTTGCGTTCAAATCCTTTGCAAGGGCAATCTCTCAAATCAGCTATTGAAAAGCTGTTGAGAGATTTTCAACAAACCACTGGTATTGAACCTTCCTGTAAAATTGACGTACCCCACATACCAACAGAAGTAAACACAGCCCTTTACCGGATTGTGCAAGAATCGCTGACAAATATTTGTAAACACGCCGAGGCAACGAGTGTCACCGTTAAACTTCTAGCTCACGCTGGGATGATTCATCTGTCAATCGAAGACAATGGAAAAGGGTTTAACCCGACTCAAAATACAACCGGCTTTGGACTACAAGGGATGCGAGAACGGTCGGTTGCACTGGGCGGCCAGTTGAATCTCCACAGTCAACTAGGAACAGGTTGTTGTATTTCTGTTTCTTTGCCACTATCAAAGCTAGCTTATGATTCGGATTTTATTAGTTGA
- a CDS encoding response regulator, whose protein sequence is MIRILLVDDQHLIRQGLKSMLESNAQMQVIGEAENGQRALEQIAALKPDIVLMDIRMPVMDGVATTKAIAQQYPDIKVLVLTTFDDDEYVFQAMRLGAKGYLLKDTEPDELMLAIRSVYKGQTLLGPGLFEKALTPIAAPVPSMQTPPELAQLTARELDVLRLIACGANNREIAESLFLSENTVKNYVTNILSRLSLRDRTQAALFAHSLFSGLK, encoded by the coding sequence ATGATTCGGATTTTATTAGTTGACGATCAGCATCTTATTCGCCAGGGACTTAAGAGTATGCTTGAGTCGAATGCCCAGATGCAGGTAATTGGTGAGGCGGAGAATGGACAACGGGCACTCGAACAGATTGCCGCACTGAAACCTGATATTGTGCTAATGGATATCCGAATGCCCGTAATGGATGGAGTTGCCACCACAAAAGCGATCGCTCAACAATATCCTGACATTAAGGTTCTCGTCCTCACCACCTTCGATGATGATGAGTATGTTTTCCAGGCGATGCGGCTGGGTGCAAAGGGCTATTTGCTCAAAGACACCGAACCAGATGAATTAATGTTGGCAATTCGATCCGTCTACAAGGGACAAACCCTACTCGGCCCGGGATTGTTTGAGAAAGCACTCACGCCGATTGCCGCACCTGTCCCGTCTATGCAAACTCCTCCAGAATTGGCGCAACTCACAGCCAGAGAATTAGATGTATTGCGGTTAATTGCTTGTGGAGCTAATAACCGGGAAATTGCCGAATCGCTGTTTCTTTCAGAAAACACTGTTAAGAATTATGTTACCAATATTCTCAGTCGCTTGAGTTTACGCGATCGCACTCAAGCCGCTTTGTTTGCCCATTCGTTGTTTAGTGGACTTAAGTAG
- the thrS gene encoding threonine--tRNA ligase encodes MSLKSSTQSEHSEQVEKIYLPRTSESENLKKIRHTASHIMAMAVQKLFPKAQVTIGPWIENGFYYDFDNPEPFSENDLKAIKKEMAKIINRKLPVIREEVSREEAERRIQGINEPYKLEILGDIKEEPITIYHLGNEWWDLCAGPHLENTSELNPKAVELESVAGAYWRGDETKAQLQRIYATAWESPEQLAEYKRRKEEALRRDHRKLGKELGLFIFSDLVGPGLPLWTPKGTLLRSTLEDFLKQEQVKRGYLSVVTPHIARVDLFKTSGHWQKYKEDMFPLMADDQESAAQEQGFVMKPMNCPFHIQIYKSELRSYRELPMRLAEFGTVYRYEQSGELGGLTRVRGFTVDDSHLFVTPEQLDSEFLSVVDLILSVFNKLQLKNFKARLSFRDPASDKYIGSDEVWDKAEGAIRRAVETLGMEHFEGIGEAAFYGPKLDFIFSDALDREWQLGTVQVDYNLPERFELEYVAEDGVRKRPVMIHRAPFGSLERLIGILIEEYAGDFPLWLAPVQARLLPVGDTQLDFAKDVVANMRALGIRAEVDTSGDRLGKQIRNAEKEKIPVMAVVGAKEVETNTLSIRTRASGELGVIPVDEVVDKMKDAIAKFENF; translated from the coding sequence ATGTCGCTAAAATCATCGACTCAGTCCGAACACTCAGAACAAGTTGAAAAAATTTATTTACCGCGTACCAGCGAATCGGAGAACTTAAAAAAGATTCGCCACACTGCTTCCCATATTATGGCAATGGCAGTACAAAAGCTGTTTCCCAAGGCACAAGTTACAATCGGCCCTTGGATTGAAAACGGTTTTTACTACGACTTCGACAATCCAGAACCATTTAGCGAAAATGATCTCAAAGCCATCAAGAAAGAGATGGCGAAGATTATCAATCGCAAGTTGCCAGTAATTCGGGAAGAAGTCAGCCGCGAAGAAGCCGAACGCCGGATTCAAGGAATTAATGAACCTTACAAGCTAGAAATCCTGGGAGATATCAAAGAGGAACCAATCACGATTTACCATCTGGGGAATGAATGGTGGGATTTGTGTGCGGGGCCTCATCTGGAAAATACTAGTGAATTAAACCCGAAAGCAGTTGAACTAGAAAGCGTTGCTGGCGCTTATTGGCGTGGGGATGAAACCAAAGCCCAATTACAACGCATCTATGCCACCGCTTGGGAAAGTCCAGAACAACTCGCTGAATATAAGCGACGTAAAGAAGAAGCGTTGCGGCGAGATCACCGGAAATTAGGTAAAGAACTGGGATTATTTATATTTTCCGATCTAGTAGGGCCGGGTTTACCTTTGTGGACACCCAAAGGCACTCTGTTACGGAGTACTTTAGAAGACTTCCTCAAGCAAGAACAGGTAAAACGGGGTTATTTATCTGTAGTAACACCTCACATTGCCAGAGTAGATTTGTTTAAAACCTCTGGACATTGGCAGAAATATAAAGAAGATATGTTCCCCTTAATGGCAGATGATCAGGAATCAGCTGCACAGGAACAGGGCTTCGTTATGAAGCCGATGAACTGCCCTTTCCATATCCAAATATATAAGAGTGAGTTACGCTCTTATCGGGAATTACCGATGCGACTGGCGGAATTTGGTACTGTTTACCGCTACGAACAATCAGGGGAATTGGGCGGTTTAACACGGGTGCGCGGTTTTACTGTGGATGATTCTCACCTGTTCGTCACCCCAGAACAGCTAGATAGCGAATTCCTCAGTGTAGTGGATTTGATTTTGTCGGTGTTCAATAAGCTGCAACTGAAGAACTTTAAAGCTAGACTCAGTTTCCGCGATCCTGCTAGTGATAAGTACATCGGTTCAGATGAAGTTTGGGATAAAGCCGAAGGTGCGATTCGCCGTGCAGTTGAAACCTTGGGGATGGAACACTTTGAAGGGATTGGAGAAGCGGCTTTTTATGGGCCAAAACTTGACTTTATCTTTAGTGATGCCCTAGATCGGGAGTGGCAATTAGGAACTGTGCAGGTTGATTACAATTTGCCAGAACGCTTTGAGTTAGAATACGTCGCCGAAGATGGTGTTCGCAAACGTCCAGTGATGATTCACCGTGCGCCTTTTGGTTCACTGGAACGGTTGATTGGGATCTTAATTGAAGAATATGCGGGTGATTTTCCTTTGTGGTTAGCACCAGTGCAAGCTAGATTACTGCCAGTGGGTGATACACAGCTAGACTTTGCGAAAGATGTGGTGGCGAATATGAGAGCGTTAGGCATCCGTGCAGAAGTTGATACCAGTGGCGATCGCTTAGGTAAACAGATTCGCAATGCAGAGAAAGAAAAAATACCTGTGATGGCAGTGGTGGGAGCTAAGGAAGTGGAAACCAACACCTTAAGTATCCGTACCCGCGCCTCTGGGGAATTGGGAGTTATCCCTGTCGATGAGGTGGTGGATAAGATGAAGGATGCGATCGCTAAGTTCGAGAACTTTTAA
- a CDS encoding sigma 54-interacting transcriptional regulator, which translates to MTSPETVIWLQERTSLGILSPEVLNAIAQVIEEQVVSAETDLVSEGNSPEALYILHEGQLESNTTNQSNPALACGFLPGAVIELKELLLDELTPFTITTVTECHLWVVPAAKFRELVTQYPEIAQAFSRQLAQELAQVTSALGYEQERSIALRPYLVTKAQRGIVGTSRYAVRLREQIREAAADRKSVDIFGEPGLEKDNIAALIHFGSPKRREPIIKVNCGILQTSGADLFGRAGGKPGLLEWLGEGTLVLNNIQELPEELLPAVTQLLKTGTYSPINRSGDSAAEPRPSKARILIVSEKTQPTVERSVGHIIKVPPLRVRKADIQTQVEYYTSLYTRSRGVAKPHITPEALRRLQSYDFPGNLKELKNLVERAIIQAEGANELTEEIFWPAETKKKRFRVNLLNASPRLRRFLRSPWWPDRINYGFTATAFAIIIAVLFIGPQTRDRNFVLNLFWAWWWPFFLFLFPFLGRIWCSVCPFMIYGEITQKLSLWLWPRKLKRWPREQAEKWGGWFMFGLFTLIFLWEELWHLENTAYLSACLLLLITAGAMIFSALFERRFWCRYLCPIGGMNGLFAKLSMTELRAQQGICSASCTTYQCYKGGPQKGEGLETNGCPLYSHPAQLEDNRDCVLCMTCVKACPHRSVEFNLRPPGIELWTTHVPRTYEVALLFLLLGGIYLHRLPELQSWLGLQLDLTQFWQHLGLSLLVLIIPAALTFGAYGLIQVFNFNRKPRSFVELAYGYLPLVLGGNLAHYLRLGLGEGGRILPVTFATLGLSGEQLPILVAHPAVIAFLQGTTIIFSVLMTMLLTQKIAKQPLRSLMSQHLAAIALGVSLWAIIVF; encoded by the coding sequence ATGACATCTCCAGAAACGGTTATATGGCTACAAGAACGCACGAGTTTAGGAATTCTCTCACCTGAAGTATTAAATGCGATCGCTCAAGTAATTGAAGAACAAGTAGTGAGTGCCGAAACTGACTTAGTTAGTGAAGGCAATTCTCCAGAAGCCCTTTATATTCTTCACGAAGGTCAACTCGAAAGCAATACCACCAATCAAAGCAACCCAGCTTTAGCTTGTGGATTTCTCCCCGGTGCAGTGATTGAACTCAAAGAATTGCTGTTAGATGAATTAACTCCATTCACAATTACTACAGTAACCGAATGTCACTTGTGGGTTGTACCTGCTGCTAAATTTCGGGAATTAGTCACCCAATACCCCGAAATTGCTCAGGCTTTTTCGCGTCAATTGGCTCAAGAATTAGCTCAGGTAACATCTGCACTTGGCTATGAGCAAGAACGTTCTATTGCCTTGCGCCCATATTTAGTCACCAAGGCGCAACGCGGAATTGTCGGTACAAGTCGCTATGCTGTGCGGCTGCGGGAGCAAATTCGAGAAGCGGCCGCTGACCGCAAATCAGTGGATATTTTCGGAGAACCAGGGTTAGAAAAAGACAATATAGCAGCCCTGATCCACTTTGGTTCTCCCAAACGGCGAGAACCCATTATTAAAGTAAATTGTGGTATTCTCCAAACTAGCGGTGCAGATTTATTCGGTCGCGCTGGCGGCAAACCAGGATTGTTGGAATGGTTGGGGGAAGGCACTCTAGTTCTCAACAACATCCAAGAATTGCCTGAAGAATTATTACCTGCCGTGACGCAGTTGCTCAAAACTGGTACATATAGCCCCATCAATCGTTCTGGAGATTCAGCTGCCGAACCTCGTCCTAGTAAAGCCAGAATTCTCATTGTTTCAGAAAAAACTCAGCCGACAGTTGAACGTTCTGTTGGTCACATTATTAAAGTACCACCGCTACGGGTGCGGAAAGCTGATATTCAGACGCAAGTTGAATATTACACCAGTCTTTACACTCGCTCTAGAGGTGTTGCTAAACCGCACATTACCCCAGAAGCTTTGCGTCGCCTCCAGTCTTATGATTTTCCTGGCAACCTCAAGGAATTGAAAAATCTGGTAGAAAGAGCGATCATCCAAGCTGAGGGTGCGAATGAATTAACAGAAGAAATTTTCTGGCCAGCCGAAACTAAGAAAAAACGATTTCGGGTAAATCTGTTAAATGCCTCTCCTCGTTTGCGGCGGTTTTTACGTAGTCCCTGGTGGCCCGATCGCATTAATTATGGTTTTACGGCAACGGCTTTTGCAATCATCATTGCAGTGTTATTTATTGGGCCACAAACCCGCGATCGCAATTTCGTCTTAAATCTATTTTGGGCTTGGTGGTGGCCTTTCTTCTTATTTCTCTTTCCCTTTTTGGGACGTATCTGGTGTTCTGTTTGTCCCTTCATGATTTATGGAGAAATCACCCAAAAGCTCTCTTTATGGCTGTGGCCGCGAAAACTCAAACGCTGGCCGAGAGAACAAGCTGAGAAATGGGGCGGATGGTTTATGTTTGGGTTATTTACCCTAATTTTCTTATGGGAAGAACTCTGGCATTTAGAAAATACAGCTTACCTCAGCGCTTGTTTGCTGCTGTTAATTACTGCTGGGGCGATGATTTTCTCGGCTCTTTTTGAACGACGGTTTTGGTGTCGCTATCTCTGCCCCATCGGCGGGATGAATGGTTTATTTGCCAAACTCTCAATGACGGAACTCCGCGCACAGCAAGGGATATGTTCTGCCAGTTGCACCACTTATCAGTGTTATAAAGGTGGGCCACAAAAGGGCGAAGGGCTGGAAACTAATGGATGTCCCTTATACTCGCACCCAGCCCAGTTAGAAGATAACCGAGATTGCGTACTGTGCATGACTTGCGTCAAAGCCTGTCCCCATCGTTCTGTTGAGTTCAACTTGCGTCCCCCTGGTATTGAACTGTGGACAACTCATGTACCCCGCACTTATGAAGTAGCATTATTGTTCTTGCTGTTAGGTGGTATATATTTACATCGCTTGCCAGAATTGCAATCTTGGTTGGGGCTGCAACTAGATTTAACTCAGTTTTGGCAGCACTTGGGATTATCGCTGCTAGTATTAATTATTCCAGCAGCTCTAACCTTTGGGGCTTATGGCTTGATCCAAGTGTTCAATTTTAACCGGAAGCCGCGATCTTTTGTAGAACTCGCCTATGGCTACCTACCATTAGTGTTGGGGGGCAACTTGGCTCACTATCTACGTTTGGGGTTAGGCGAAGGTGGGCGGATTTTACCTGTTACCTTTGCTACTCTGGGTTTGAGTGGGGAACAATTACCAATATTGGTTGCTCATCCGGCTGTTATTGCCTTTTTGCAAGGTACAACGATAATTTTCTCAGTGTTGATGACTATGTTATTAACGCAAAAGATTGCCAAGCAACCACTGCGATCGCTCATGTCGCAACACCTAGCAGCGATCGCTTTAGGAGTTAGTCTGTGGGCAATTATCGTCTTTTGA
- a CDS encoding DUF4351 domain-containing protein: protein MSFDNLCKLLSEKHPATFASWVLGTPQTSVKVLKTELSIEPIRADYVTFLQLEGRILHLEFQTKLESTPPLPLRMLDYWVRLYRLYRLPITQVVVLLLPPAPGTVIETAFTVETTHHEYRVISMWEENPELFLNDPALLPLAPLTATTQPQALLQQVVVKVSQLEPRQRPEISAYTQILAGLKYNQDLIRQLFREGMMRESVIYQEILAEGEQRGEQRGREEGRKAEGQLLILRLLTRRVGELPQEVLARIETLSLEQLENLGEALLDFQAIADLETWFGTLDIGVKIT from the coding sequence ATGTCCTTTGATAACCTCTGCAAACTCCTGTCCGAAAAACATCCTGCTACCTTTGCCAGTTGGGTATTAGGAACACCGCAAACTTCCGTCAAAGTCCTGAAAACCGAATTGAGTATCGAACCAATTCGCGCAGATTATGTAACATTTTTACAATTAGAAGGACGCATTCTCCATCTAGAATTTCAAACCAAACTTGAATCTACGCCACCCCTACCCCTGCGGATGCTAGATTATTGGGTACGCTTGTATCGTTTATATCGTCTACCAATAACGCAAGTTGTCGTACTACTGCTTCCCCCTGCACCAGGAACAGTAATTGAAACTGCTTTTACAGTCGAAACTACTCATCATGAATATCGTGTAATTTCCATGTGGGAAGAAAATCCCGAACTATTCCTCAATGACCCAGCTTTGTTACCATTAGCACCACTGACCGCAACCACGCAACCTCAAGCTTTGTTGCAACAAGTTGTGGTCAAAGTTAGTCAACTTGAGCCAAGACAACGACCAGAAATTTCCGCGTATACCCAAATCTTAGCGGGGTTAAAATACAATCAAGACTTGATTCGACAATTATTTCGGGAGGGTATGATGCGCGAGTCAGTAATTTATCAAGAAATTCTCGCTGAAGGCGAACAACGCGGCGAACAACGTGGACGGGAAGAAGGACGAAAGGCAGAAGGACAATTGCTGATTCTCCGTCTGCTTACTCGAAGGGTGGGAGAATTACCCCAAGAAGTGCTAGCTCGTATTGAAACTCTCTCTTTAGAACAATTAGAAAATCTCGGTGAAGCATTGTTGGATTTTCAGGCGATCGCGGATTTAGAAACCTGGTTTGGTACATTAGACATAGGAGTGAAAATAACGTAG
- a CDS encoding DUF433 domain-containing protein, with protein sequence MTELYGGTDPRDIPAYSISDAARYLRIPAGTIRSWTVGRHYPISKGSNFFKPLIPIRDLKPKLLSFTNLIEVHVLRAIRKNHKIDLGNVRTALDFLEEQFQTSHPLAGESFLTDGVDLFIERYGSLINASRSVQTQMKDAFNAHFERIEPDDTGLAIKLYPFTRSHEEDSPRVVVIDSRIAFGRLVIAGTGITTRVLAERYKAGDSIDDLAYDYDSERFKIEEAIRCELPTVA encoded by the coding sequence ATGACCGAGCTTTACGGAGGAACCGATCCTAGAGACATTCCCGCCTACTCCATTAGCGATGCTGCTCGTTATTTACGCATTCCAGCAGGCACAATTCGTTCTTGGACAGTTGGGCGACACTACCCGATTTCAAAAGGTTCTAACTTCTTCAAACCCCTTATCCCAATTCGCGATCTCAAGCCAAAACTCCTCTCATTCACTAACCTAATCGAAGTTCATGTTTTAAGAGCAATTCGCAAAAATCACAAAATTGATCTAGGTAATGTACGAACCGCTCTTGATTTCCTTGAGGAGCAGTTTCAAACATCCCACCCGCTTGCTGGTGAAAGTTTTCTTACCGATGGTGTTGACCTGTTCATTGAGCGCTATGGCTCTCTGATTAATGCATCGAGAAGCGTGCAAACGCAGATGAAAGACGCTTTTAATGCTCATTTTGAGCGAATTGAACCCGACGACACTGGGCTTGCAATTAAACTGTATCCCTTTACTCGCTCTCACGAGGAAGATAGCCCTCGTGTTGTCGTCATTGATTCCCGAATCGCCTTTGGTCGCCTTGTTATTGCTGGGACAGGAATTACCACCCGCGTGTTAGCAGAACGGTATAAAGCAGGTGATTCAATTGACGATCTCGCTTATGATTATGACAGCGAACGCTTCAAGATCGAAGAAGCTATCCGGTGTGAACTACCTACTGTTGCATGA
- a CDS encoding DUF7219 family protein, with protein sequence MNRQSDLLSELCDFLYPRSPYYGQFKPEYLVFNANLQDFSQRVNYICSLQTSGKLSPEEAYKQIHILWRQLKSAKKELKIR encoded by the coding sequence ATGAATCGACAATCTGATTTGCTATCCGAACTATGCGATTTTCTATATCCTCGTAGTCCATATTATGGACAATTTAAACCAGAGTATCTAGTATTTAACGCTAATCTTCAAGATTTTTCTCAACGGGTAAACTACATTTGCAGCCTCCAAACTAGTGGTAAACTTTCCCCAGAAGAGGCTTACAAACAAATTCACATCCTCTGGAGACAGTTGAAAAGTGCCAAAAAAGAATTGAAAATTCGTTAA